A single region of the Streptomyces virginiae genome encodes:
- a CDS encoding FdhF/YdeP family oxidoreductase, with protein sequence MATKPPTGDPVQDAPQVTPPKHAAAGLPAIGHTLRIAQQQMGVARTARTLLKVNQKNGFDCPGCAWPEGDKRHTAEFCENGAKAVAEEATLRRVTPAFFAAHPLPDLATRSGYWLGQQGRITEPMYLPEGGDRYEPVSWEKAFAIIAEELTALASPDEALFYTSGRTSNEAAFLFQLFAREFGTNNLPDCSNMCHESSGSALTETIGIGKGSVSLEDLHQADLIIVAGQNPGTNHPRMLSALEKAKTAGAKIISVNPLPEAGMERFKNPQTPVGMLKGTALNDLFLQIRIGGDQALFRLLNKLVIETEGATDEAFIREHTHGYEELVAAAQEADWDETLTTTGLTRPEIERALAMILASERTIICWAMGLTQHKHAVATIREVVNLLLLRGNIGRPGAGVCPVRGHSNVQGDRTMGIFERPAPAFLDALDKEFGITSPRGHGYDVVRSIQAMRDGEAKVLFAMGGNFVGATPDTEVTEAAIRRTALTVHVSTKLNRSHAVTGRRALILPTLGRTDKDVQASGKQFVTVEDSMGMVHASRGNLAPASPQLLSEPAIVARMARAVLGATSATPWEEFERDYASIRERISRVIPGFEDFNARVARPAGFQLPHAPRDERRFPTKTGKANFTAAPVEYPRVPAGRLLLQTLRSHDQYNTTIYGLDDRYRGITGGRRVVMVNPEDAAELGLADGSYTDLVSEWKDGVERRAPGFRVVHYPTARGCAAAYYPETNVLVPLDSTADTSNTPASKSVVVRFEPA encoded by the coding sequence ATGGCGACCAAGCCGCCCACAGGCGATCCGGTACAGGACGCACCGCAGGTCACACCGCCCAAGCACGCGGCCGCGGGCCTGCCGGCGATCGGGCACACCCTGCGGATCGCCCAGCAGCAGATGGGCGTGGCCCGGACCGCGCGCACGCTCCTCAAGGTCAACCAGAAGAACGGCTTCGACTGCCCGGGCTGCGCCTGGCCCGAGGGCGACAAGCGGCACACGGCCGAATTCTGCGAGAACGGCGCCAAGGCCGTCGCGGAGGAGGCCACGCTGCGCCGGGTCACCCCCGCGTTCTTCGCCGCGCACCCGCTGCCCGATCTGGCCACGCGGTCCGGCTACTGGCTGGGGCAGCAGGGCCGCATCACCGAGCCGATGTACCTCCCCGAGGGCGGCGACCGGTACGAGCCGGTCAGCTGGGAGAAGGCCTTCGCGATCATCGCGGAGGAGTTGACCGCCCTCGCCTCCCCCGACGAGGCCCTCTTCTACACCTCGGGCCGCACCAGCAACGAGGCCGCATTCCTCTTCCAGCTCTTCGCCCGCGAGTTCGGCACCAACAACCTGCCGGACTGCTCGAACATGTGCCACGAGTCCTCGGGCTCCGCGCTGACCGAGACCATCGGCATCGGCAAGGGCAGCGTCTCCCTCGAAGACCTCCACCAGGCCGACCTGATCATCGTCGCCGGGCAGAACCCGGGCACCAACCACCCGCGCATGCTCTCCGCCCTGGAGAAGGCCAAGACCGCCGGCGCGAAGATCATCTCGGTGAATCCGCTGCCCGAGGCCGGGATGGAGCGGTTCAAGAACCCGCAGACCCCCGTCGGCATGCTCAAGGGCACCGCCCTCAACGACCTCTTCCTGCAGATCCGCATCGGCGGCGACCAGGCCCTGTTCCGCCTCCTCAACAAGCTCGTCATCGAGACCGAGGGCGCCACCGACGAGGCCTTCATCCGCGAGCACACCCACGGCTACGAGGAACTCGTGGCCGCCGCGCAGGAGGCCGACTGGGACGAGACCCTCACCACGACCGGCCTGACCCGCCCCGAGATCGAGCGTGCGCTGGCCATGATCCTGGCCTCCGAGCGCACCATCATCTGCTGGGCCATGGGCCTCACCCAGCACAAGCACGCCGTCGCCACCATCCGCGAGGTCGTCAACCTCCTCCTGCTGCGCGGCAACATCGGCCGCCCCGGCGCCGGTGTCTGCCCCGTCCGCGGCCACTCCAACGTGCAGGGCGACCGCACCATGGGGATCTTCGAGCGCCCCGCGCCCGCCTTCCTCGACGCCCTCGACAAGGAATTCGGCATCACCTCGCCGCGCGGGCACGGCTACGACGTGGTCCGCTCCATCCAGGCGATGCGCGACGGCGAGGCCAAGGTCCTCTTCGCGATGGGCGGCAACTTCGTCGGCGCCACCCCCGACACCGAGGTCACCGAGGCCGCGATCCGCCGCACCGCGCTGACCGTGCACGTCTCCACCAAGCTCAACCGCTCCCACGCGGTCACCGGCCGGCGGGCCCTGATCCTGCCCACCCTCGGCCGTACCGACAAGGACGTACAGGCGAGCGGCAAGCAGTTCGTGACCGTCGAGGACTCCATGGGCATGGTCCACGCCTCCCGCGGCAACCTCGCCCCCGCCTCCCCGCAGCTGCTCTCCGAGCCCGCGATCGTGGCCCGCATGGCCCGCGCGGTCCTCGGCGCGACCTCCGCCACCCCGTGGGAGGAGTTCGAGCGCGACTACGCCTCGATCCGCGAACGGATCTCCCGCGTGATCCCCGGCTTCGAGGACTTCAACGCCCGCGTCGCCCGCCCCGCCGGCTTCCAGCTCCCGCACGCCCCGCGCGACGAGCGCCGCTTCCCGACGAAGACCGGCAAGGCCAATTTCACCGCCGCGCCCGTGGAGTACCCGCGCGTCCCGGCGGGCCGGCTGCTCCTGCAGACCCTGCGCAGCCACGACCAGTACAACACCACGATCTACGGGCTCGACGACCGCTATCGCGGCATCACCGGCGGTCGCCGCGTCGTCATGGTCAACCCCGAGGACGCCGCCGAGCTGGGTCTGGCCGACGGCTCGTACACGGATCTGGTGAGCGAGTGGAAGGACGGCGTGGAGCGGCGTGCGCCCGGCTTCCGCGTCGTGCACTACCCGACGGCCCGCGGGTGCGCGGCCGCGTACTACCCGGAGACCAATGTGCTGGTCCCGCTGGACTCGACCGCGGACACCAGTAACACCCCGGCCAGCAAGTCCGTCGTCGTGCGCTTCGAACCGGCCTGA
- a CDS encoding PaaI family thioesterase — protein MGEQHAVKFPQEVLDEYAALGIDLPSLFSAGHLGERMDIRILEASADRVVGTMPVEGNTQPYGLLHGGASAVLAETLGSVGAMMHGGITKIAVGVDLNCTHHRGARSGIVTGVATPVHRGRSTTTFEIVITDEQDKRICTARLTCLLRDADQAAAGA, from the coding sequence ATGGGCGAGCAGCACGCAGTGAAGTTCCCGCAGGAGGTCCTCGACGAGTACGCGGCCCTGGGCATCGACCTGCCCTCGCTGTTCTCGGCGGGGCACCTCGGCGAGCGGATGGACATCCGCATCCTGGAGGCCTCGGCCGACCGCGTCGTCGGCACCATGCCCGTCGAGGGCAACACCCAGCCGTACGGGCTCCTGCACGGCGGGGCCTCCGCCGTGCTGGCCGAGACCCTCGGCTCGGTCGGCGCCATGATGCACGGCGGCATCACCAAGATCGCCGTCGGCGTGGACCTGAACTGCACCCACCACCGGGGCGCCCGCTCCGGCATCGTCACCGGCGTCGCCACCCCGGTCCACCGCGGCCGCTCGACGACCACCTTCGAGATCGTCATCACCGACGAGCAGGACAAGCGGATCTGCACCGCCCGCCTCACCTGCCTGCTGCGCGACGCCGACCAGGCCGCCGCGGGCGCCTGA
- a CDS encoding branched-chain amino acid ABC transporter substrate-binding protein, which translates to MRHRSLLVLTTVITTGALTLTACGSRDGGDSKDNGGGKKTTVVIGVDAPLTGSLSALGQGIKNSVDLAAKTANKNNEVPGIEFKVEALDDQAVPASGQANATKLVGNKDVLGVVGPLNSGVAQQMQGVFASANLAQVSPANTNPALSQGDNWGKGEFKRGFKTYFRTAATDVVQGKFAAQYLFKDAGKKKVFIVDDKQTYGAGLAAIFAEEFKKLGGEVVGTDHVTVKETDFSSTADKVKTSGADSVYFGGQYPEGGLLADQIKKTGANVPLMGGDGIQDPAFISASGEANEGDLATSIGYPVEKLDTAKKFIEDYKAEGYKDPYAAYGGYSYDAGWAVIQAVKAAVAANNGKLPTDARAKVVEALGKVSFEGVTGKVAFDEYGDTTNKQLTVYKVEGGKWVDVKSDTFNQ; encoded by the coding sequence GTGCGACACCGTTCTTTGCTCGTCCTCACCACCGTGATCACCACGGGAGCACTGACCCTCACCGCTTGCGGATCGCGCGACGGCGGAGACTCCAAGGACAACGGCGGCGGCAAGAAGACCACCGTCGTCATCGGTGTGGACGCCCCGCTCACGGGCTCGCTCTCCGCGCTCGGCCAGGGCATCAAGAACTCCGTCGACCTCGCGGCCAAGACGGCCAACAAGAACAACGAGGTCCCGGGCATCGAGTTCAAGGTCGAGGCCCTCGACGACCAGGCGGTCCCCGCCTCCGGTCAGGCCAACGCCACCAAGCTCGTCGGCAACAAGGACGTCCTCGGCGTCGTCGGCCCGCTGAACTCCGGCGTCGCCCAGCAGATGCAGGGCGTCTTCGCCTCCGCCAACCTGGCGCAGGTCTCCCCCGCCAACACCAACCCCGCGCTCAGCCAGGGCGACAACTGGGGCAAGGGCGAGTTCAAGCGCGGCTTCAAGACCTACTTCCGCACCGCCGCCACCGACGTGGTCCAGGGCAAGTTCGCCGCCCAGTACCTCTTCAAGGACGCCGGCAAGAAGAAGGTCTTCATCGTCGACGACAAGCAGACCTACGGCGCCGGCCTCGCCGCGATCTTCGCCGAGGAGTTCAAGAAGCTCGGCGGCGAGGTCGTCGGCACCGACCACGTCACCGTGAAGGAGACCGACTTCTCCTCCACCGCCGACAAGGTCAAGACCTCCGGCGCCGACTCCGTCTACTTCGGCGGCCAGTACCCCGAGGGCGGCCTGCTCGCCGACCAGATCAAGAAGACCGGCGCCAACGTCCCCCTCATGGGCGGCGACGGCATCCAGGACCCGGCCTTCATCAGCGCCTCCGGTGAGGCCAACGAGGGCGACCTCGCCACCTCGATCGGCTACCCGGTCGAGAAGCTCGACACCGCCAAGAAGTTCATCGAGGACTACAAGGCCGAGGGTTACAAGGACCCGTACGCCGCCTACGGTGGCTACTCCTACGACGCCGGCTGGGCCGTCATCCAGGCCGTCAAGGCCGCCGTCGCCGCCAACAACGGCAAGCTGCCCACCGACGCCCGCGCCAAGGTCGTCGAGGCGCTCGGCAAGGTCTCCTTCGAAGGCGTGACCGGCAAGGTCGCCTTCGACGAGTACGGCGACACCACCAACAAGCAGCTCACCGTCTACAAGGTCGAGGGCGGCAAGTGGGTCGACGTCAAGAGCGACACCTTCAACCAGTAA
- a CDS encoding branched-chain amino acid ABC transporter permease: MHELPQQLANGLALGALYGLIAIGYTMVYGIVQLINFAHGEIFMIGGFGALSAYAILPTGTSLLIAIPVMIIGGAATSVAVACAAERFAYRPLRSAPRLAPLITAIGLSIALQQLVWQFYPDAKKAVSFPEFKGAAFKITDSLAIQRADLFVLILAPLCMLALGIFVQKSRSGRAMQATAQDPDTAKLMGINTDRIIVMAFAIGAAFAAVAAVAYGLDKGQINFEMGFILGLKAFTAAVLGGIGNIYGAMVGGVVLGLAEALSIAYIEDIPGMSQLGGGAWSNVWAFVLLIVVLLVRPQGLLGERVADRA; encoded by the coding sequence GTGCACGAACTGCCGCAACAGCTGGCCAACGGCCTGGCCCTCGGTGCTCTCTATGGCCTCATCGCCATCGGGTACACCATGGTCTACGGCATCGTCCAGCTCATCAACTTCGCCCACGGCGAGATCTTCATGATCGGCGGCTTCGGCGCGCTCAGCGCCTACGCCATCCTCCCGACCGGCACCTCCCTGCTGATCGCGATACCCGTCATGATCATCGGAGGTGCCGCCACCTCCGTAGCCGTGGCCTGCGCAGCCGAACGCTTCGCCTACCGCCCACTGCGCAGCGCCCCCCGGCTCGCACCCCTCATCACCGCAATCGGCCTCTCGATCGCGCTCCAGCAGCTCGTCTGGCAGTTCTACCCGGACGCCAAGAAGGCCGTCAGCTTCCCTGAGTTCAAGGGCGCCGCCTTCAAGATCACCGACAGCCTGGCGATCCAGCGCGCGGACCTCTTCGTCCTCATCCTCGCCCCGCTCTGCATGCTCGCCCTCGGCATCTTCGTCCAGAAGAGCCGCAGCGGCCGCGCCATGCAGGCCACCGCGCAGGACCCCGACACCGCGAAGCTGATGGGCATCAACACCGACCGCATCATCGTCATGGCCTTCGCCATCGGTGCCGCGTTCGCCGCCGTCGCCGCCGTCGCCTACGGCCTCGACAAGGGCCAGATCAACTTCGAGATGGGCTTCATCCTCGGCCTCAAGGCCTTCACCGCAGCCGTCCTCGGCGGCATCGGCAACATCTACGGAGCCATGGTCGGCGGCGTCGTCCTCGGACTCGCCGAAGCCCTCTCGATCGCCTACATCGAAGACATCCCCGGCATGTCGCAGCTCGGCGGTGGCGCCTGGTCCAACGTCTGGGCCTTCGTACTCCTCATCGTCGTCCTCCTCGTGCGGCCACAAGGCCTGCTCGGTGAGCGCGTCGCGGATCGGGCGTGA
- a CDS encoding branched-chain amino acid ABC transporter permease translates to MTTNTTPQTAQTADTVKQGPAPTTLLYTVIAGSLLTIVSAFLAWTWTAEFPGDLTYYGSPAGLQYVTLAGAALTLVHALSALGVKGFGWLTPNGSRKALFFLTLGNLAATWFTVLAITVVLGGVVNVEPGALVALVGSLIPVIAVSKLPDDTRKAAPAKELPSWAEILIITAVFAIGLFVITYGIDTDDKEPQLFVAYLITVGLAAFALNKSGLFARLGGLTAKYRQVTLLGTAAAAIAFPFIQQSGDTYTLIAVNILIFATVALGLNVVVGLAGLLDLGYVAFLGVGAYAAALVSGSTASAFGIHLPFWAAVIVGALASLIFGVVIGAPTLRLRGDYLAIVTLGFGEIFRIAMGNLDGTSGPDITNGPNGIPNIPHLELFGWNFGESHVVGGITLGAYANYYFLMLLVMALVVVVFARAGSSRIGRAWVAIREDETAAEAMGINGFKVKLIAFALGATLAGLAGTVQAHVNSTVVPENYVFAGPVPPNSAFLLAAVILGGMGTIRGPILGAALLFLIPAKLAFLQDYQLLAFGIALILLMRFRPEGLIANKRAQLEFHDDTADQAPTDLATAKAGA, encoded by the coding sequence ATGACCACCAACACCACCCCGCAGACCGCGCAGACCGCCGACACGGTGAAGCAGGGCCCCGCGCCCACCACCCTCCTCTACACGGTCATCGCCGGCAGCCTCCTCACCATCGTCAGCGCCTTCCTCGCGTGGACGTGGACCGCCGAATTCCCCGGCGACCTGACCTACTACGGAAGCCCCGCGGGCCTCCAGTACGTCACCCTCGCCGGAGCCGCCCTCACCCTCGTCCACGCGCTCTCCGCGCTCGGCGTCAAGGGCTTCGGCTGGCTCACCCCCAACGGCTCCCGCAAGGCGCTGTTCTTCCTCACCCTCGGCAACCTCGCCGCCACCTGGTTCACGGTCCTCGCGATCACCGTCGTCCTCGGCGGAGTCGTCAACGTCGAACCCGGCGCCCTCGTCGCCCTCGTCGGCTCGCTCATCCCGGTCATCGCCGTGAGCAAGCTCCCCGACGACACCCGCAAGGCGGCCCCCGCCAAGGAACTGCCCTCCTGGGCCGAAATCCTCATCATCACGGCCGTCTTCGCCATCGGTCTCTTCGTCATCACCTACGGCATCGACACCGATGACAAGGAACCGCAGCTCTTCGTCGCCTACCTGATCACCGTCGGCCTCGCCGCCTTCGCGCTGAACAAGTCCGGCCTCTTCGCCCGCCTCGGCGGCCTCACCGCCAAGTACCGCCAGGTCACCCTGCTCGGCACCGCGGCCGCCGCCATCGCCTTCCCGTTCATCCAGCAGAGCGGCGACACCTACACGCTGATCGCGGTCAACATCCTGATCTTCGCGACCGTCGCCCTCGGCCTCAACGTCGTCGTCGGCCTCGCCGGCCTCCTCGACCTCGGCTACGTCGCCTTCCTCGGCGTCGGCGCCTACGCCGCGGCCCTGGTCTCCGGAAGCACCGCATCCGCCTTCGGCATCCACCTCCCCTTCTGGGCAGCGGTCATCGTCGGCGCCCTCGCCTCGCTCATCTTCGGCGTGGTCATCGGAGCCCCGACCCTGCGCCTGCGCGGCGACTACCTCGCCATCGTCACCCTCGGCTTCGGAGAAATCTTCCGCATCGCCATGGGCAACCTCGACGGCACCTCCGGCCCCGACATCACCAACGGCCCCAACGGCATCCCCAACATCCCCCACCTCGAACTCTTCGGGTGGAACTTCGGGGAATCCCACGTGGTCGGCGGCATCACCCTCGGCGCCTACGCCAACTACTACTTCCTGATGCTGCTCGTGATGGCCCTCGTCGTCGTGGTCTTCGCCCGCGCCGGCAGCAGCCGCATCGGCCGCGCCTGGGTCGCCATCCGCGAGGACGAGACCGCCGCCGAAGCCATGGGCATCAACGGCTTCAAGGTCAAGCTCATCGCCTTCGCCCTCGGCGCCACCCTCGCCGGCCTCGCCGGCACCGTCCAGGCACACGTCAACAGCACGGTCGTCCCCGAGAACTACGTCTTCGCCGGGCCCGTCCCGCCGAACTCCGCGTTCCTCCTCGCCGCCGTCATCCTCGGCGGCATGGGCACCATCCGCGGCCCCATCCTCGGCGCCGCACTCCTCTTCCTGATCCCGGCGAAGCTGGCCTTCCTCCAGGACTACCAGCTCCTCGCATTCGGTATCGCCCTCATCCTGCTCATGCGCTTCCGCCCCGAAGGCCTCATCGCCAACAAGCGCGCGCAGCTCGAGTTCCACGACGACACCGCTGACCAGGCCCCCACGGACCTGGCCACCGCCAAGGCGGGGGCGTGA
- a CDS encoding ABC transporter ATP-binding protein: MTTTTDTTSTTTKTTVLEAKGVTMRFGGLTAVKGVDLQVNAGEIVGLIGPNGAGKTTFFNCLTGLYVPTEGSVSYKGTVLPPKPHKVTEAGIARTFQNIRLFHNMTVLENVLVGRHTRTKEGLWSALLRGPGFKKAEAASEARAMELLEFIGLENKAQHLAKNLPYGEQRKLEIARALASDPGLILLDEPTAGMNPQETRAAEELIFAIRDMGIAVLVIEHDMRFIFNLCDRVACLVQGEKLIEGTAAEVQGDERVIAAYLGEPFEGDPGAADDAAVEAAEAAAEAAAATEAEAETETEAAAEATDEATETDAETEAEAEADTDGDTDAPADADSDSTTSTTSTEGEAK; the protein is encoded by the coding sequence ATGACGACCACCACGGACACCACGTCCACCACCACCAAGACCACGGTTCTCGAAGCCAAGGGCGTCACCATGCGCTTCGGCGGCCTCACCGCCGTCAAGGGCGTCGACCTCCAGGTCAACGCGGGCGAGATCGTCGGACTCATCGGCCCCAACGGCGCCGGCAAGACCACCTTCTTCAACTGCCTCACCGGGCTGTACGTCCCCACCGAGGGCAGCGTCAGCTACAAGGGCACGGTCCTGCCTCCCAAGCCCCACAAGGTCACCGAGGCCGGCATCGCCCGCACCTTCCAGAACATCCGGCTCTTCCACAACATGACCGTGCTGGAGAACGTCCTCGTCGGACGCCACACCCGCACCAAGGAAGGCCTCTGGTCCGCACTCCTGCGCGGCCCCGGCTTCAAGAAGGCCGAAGCCGCCAGCGAAGCGCGCGCCATGGAACTCCTCGAGTTCATCGGCCTGGAGAACAAGGCCCAGCACCTGGCCAAGAACCTCCCCTACGGCGAACAGCGCAAGCTGGAGATCGCCCGCGCCCTCGCCAGCGACCCCGGCCTCATCCTCCTGGACGAGCCCACCGCCGGCATGAACCCGCAGGAAACCCGCGCTGCCGAAGAACTCATCTTCGCCATCCGCGACATGGGCATCGCCGTCCTCGTCATCGAGCACGACATGCGCTTCATCTTCAACCTCTGCGACCGCGTCGCCTGCCTCGTCCAGGGCGAGAAGCTCATCGAAGGCACCGCCGCCGAGGTCCAGGGCGACGAGCGCGTCATCGCCGCCTACCTCGGCGAGCCCTTCGAGGGCGACCCGGGCGCCGCCGACGACGCCGCCGTCGAAGCAGCGGAAGCCGCCGCCGAAGCCGCAGCAGCGACCGAAGCCGAGGCCGAGACGGAGACCGAGGCTGCGGCCGAGGCCACCGACGAAGCCACCGAGACCGACGCCGAAACCGAAGCGGAGGCCGAAGCCGACACCGACGGCGACACCGACGCCCCGGCCGACGCCGACTCGGACAGCACCACCAGCACCACCAGCACGGAAGGAGAGGCCAAGTGA
- a CDS encoding ABC transporter ATP-binding protein yields the protein MTALLQVEDLKVAYGKIEAVKGISFEVNEGEIVCLVGTNGAGKTTTLRTLSGLIKPKSGSITFDGQPLAAVPAHKIVSLGLAHSPEGRHIFPRLTIAENLQLGAFLRTDKEGIEADVQRAYEMFPILGERRKQAAGTLSGGEQQMLAMGRALMSRPKLLMLDEPSMGLSPLMMQKIMATIKDLKAAGMTILLVEQNAQAALSLSDSAHVMEIGKIVLSGTGRDLLHNEDVRKAYLGED from the coding sequence GTGACCGCACTGCTCCAGGTCGAAGACCTCAAGGTCGCCTACGGCAAGATCGAAGCCGTCAAGGGAATCTCCTTCGAAGTCAACGAAGGCGAAATCGTCTGCCTCGTCGGCACCAACGGCGCCGGCAAGACGACCACCCTGCGCACCCTCTCCGGGCTCATCAAGCCCAAGAGCGGCAGCATCACCTTCGACGGCCAGCCCCTGGCCGCCGTACCCGCCCACAAGATCGTCTCCCTGGGCCTCGCCCACTCCCCCGAGGGACGCCACATCTTCCCCCGGCTGACGATCGCCGAAAACCTCCAGCTCGGCGCGTTCCTGCGCACCGACAAGGAGGGCATCGAGGCGGATGTCCAGCGCGCCTACGAGATGTTCCCCATCCTGGGTGAGCGTCGCAAGCAGGCCGCCGGCACCCTCTCGGGCGGCGAGCAGCAGATGCTCGCCATGGGCCGCGCGCTCATGTCCCGCCCCAAGCTCCTGATGCTGGACGAGCCCTCCATGGGCCTGTCGCCGCTGATGATGCAGAAGATCATGGCGACCATCAAGGACCTCAAGGCCGCCGGCATGACCATCCTGCTCGTCGAGCAGAACGCCCAGGCGGCGCTCTCGCTCTCCGACAGCGCGCACGTGATGGAGATCGGCAAGATCGTTCTCTCCGGCACCGGCCGCGACCTCCTCCACAACGAGGACGTCCGCAAGGCCTACCTCGGCGAGGACTGA